Proteins from one Natrinema salinisoli genomic window:
- a CDS encoding NADH-quinone oxidoreductase subunit D: protein MPPNSTLESWPSENADPSGQRDLEALLGDAVLDRDDHENAPAVVIRPDDVQSVLETLRDDAGFDHCSCVTAQQYPDRFETIYHLKSYADPTRKVSVVVPTPIDDPVSGSAEPVFRTADWHEREAYDLVGIEYEGHPDLRRILLPETWQGHPLSRGYDQEQPQVVTLSEHENPIAGDEHDAASETMFLNIGPHHPSTHGVLHVKAVLDGETVVDVKPDIGYIHRCEEQMCQRSTYRHQIMPYPDRWDWVSSGLLNEWAYARAAEDLADIEVPEYAQVVRTMGAELSRLASHFIAIATYALDIVGEFCAAFQYGIRDRELVLDVLEDLTGQRMMFNYFRLGGVAWDLPEPREEFIAGVRDVLESFPTKIEEYHDLLITNEVFQRRCVDTGVLEPDVAKQYGCTGPVARGSGIDYDLRRDDPYGYYPNLEWSVVTEPDGDNYSRLLVRLREIEESAKIVEQCLDLLEDWPDDEREIQSNVPRTLKPEAGAETYRAVEGAKGELGIYIRADGTETPARFKIRSPCFSNLSALPELARGEYVADLVASIGSLDCIMGEVDR from the coding sequence ATGCCACCGAACTCGACGCTCGAGTCGTGGCCGAGCGAGAACGCCGATCCGAGCGGGCAGCGCGATCTCGAGGCGCTTCTCGGCGACGCAGTTCTCGATCGCGACGACCACGAGAACGCGCCGGCGGTCGTGATCCGTCCGGACGACGTGCAATCGGTCCTCGAAACCCTCCGCGACGACGCGGGGTTCGACCACTGCTCGTGCGTGACCGCCCAGCAGTATCCTGACCGATTCGAGACGATCTACCACCTGAAGTCCTACGCCGATCCGACTCGAAAGGTGAGCGTCGTCGTGCCGACGCCGATCGACGACCCGGTCAGTGGGAGCGCCGAACCCGTCTTCCGGACGGCGGACTGGCACGAGCGCGAGGCCTACGACCTCGTCGGGATCGAGTACGAGGGCCATCCCGACCTCCGGCGGATTCTCCTGCCCGAAACGTGGCAGGGACATCCGCTCTCGCGAGGGTACGATCAGGAACAGCCCCAAGTCGTCACCCTCTCGGAACACGAAAACCCCATCGCGGGCGACGAGCACGACGCCGCGTCGGAGACGATGTTCCTCAACATCGGGCCACACCACCCGTCGACCCACGGCGTCCTGCACGTGAAGGCAGTGCTGGACGGCGAGACGGTGGTCGACGTCAAACCCGACATCGGCTACATCCACCGTTGCGAAGAACAAATGTGCCAGCGGAGCACGTACCGCCACCAGATCATGCCCTATCCCGATCGCTGGGACTGGGTCTCGTCAGGACTGTTGAACGAGTGGGCCTACGCTCGCGCCGCCGAGGACCTCGCGGATATCGAGGTCCCCGAGTACGCCCAGGTCGTCCGAACGATGGGGGCCGAACTCTCGCGGCTGGCATCGCACTTCATCGCGATCGCGACCTACGCGCTGGACATCGTCGGGGAGTTCTGCGCCGCCTTCCAGTACGGCATCCGCGACCGCGAACTCGTCCTCGACGTCCTCGAGGACTTGACCGGCCAGCGCATGATGTTCAACTACTTCCGGCTGGGCGGGGTCGCCTGGGACCTGCCGGAGCCCCGCGAGGAGTTCATCGCCGGCGTCCGTGACGTCCTCGAGAGCTTCCCCACCAAGATCGAAGAGTATCACGACCTGCTGATCACCAACGAGGTTTTTCAGCGACGGTGCGTCGACACGGGCGTTCTCGAGCCCGACGTGGCCAAACAGTACGGCTGTACCGGCCCGGTCGCTCGCGGTTCCGGCATCGACTACGACCTCCGCCGGGACGATCCCTACGGCTACTATCCGAACCTCGAGTGGAGCGTCGTGACCGAACCGGACGGCGACAACTACTCCCGGCTGCTCGTCCGACTGCGGGAGATCGAGGAGTCCGCGAAGATCGTCGAGCAGTGTCTCGATCTGCTCGAAGACTGGCCGGACGACGAGCGCGAGATACAGAGCAACGTGCCCCGGACGCTCAAACCCGAGGCCGGGGCGGAGACGTATCGCGCCGTCGAGGGGGCGAAAGGCGAACTCGGGATCTACATCCGCGCGGACGGGACCGAGACGCCGGCTCGGTTCAAGATCCGCAGCCCCTGTTTCTCGAATCTCTCCGCGTTACCCGAGCTCGCGCGCGGCGAATACGTGGCCGATCTCGTCGCGTCGATCGGCAGTCTCGACTGCATCATGGGCGAAGT
- a CDS encoding XTP/dITP diphosphatase has translation MAIRFVTGNEGKVREARDYLDGVESVEQIEYDYTEIQSDSLGEIAAHGAREAFEELGNDEPVLVDDAGLFVDALGGFPGPYSAYVEDTVGVERLWRLAEAEENRRAKFRTVLAYADETATETFAGSVSGTLVAPRGEGGFGYDPIFEYNGQTMAEMSTEEKNAISHRGRALGEFAEWLAGRDE, from the coding sequence ATGGCCATTCGATTCGTCACCGGCAACGAGGGGAAGGTCCGCGAGGCGCGGGACTACCTCGACGGAGTCGAATCCGTCGAACAGATCGAGTACGACTACACCGAGATTCAGAGCGACTCCCTCGGGGAGATCGCGGCCCACGGCGCCCGCGAGGCCTTCGAGGAGTTAGGGAATGACGAGCCGGTGCTGGTCGACGACGCGGGGCTGTTCGTCGACGCGCTGGGTGGGTTTCCGGGCCCCTATTCGGCGTACGTCGAGGACACCGTGGGAGTCGAACGGCTCTGGCGGCTCGCGGAGGCCGAGGAGAACCGACGCGCGAAGTTTCGAACTGTACTCGCCTACGCCGATGAGACCGCTACCGAGACGTTCGCGGGCTCGGTGTCCGGCACCCTCGTCGCACCTCGCGGCGAGGGCGGGTTCGGCTACGACCCGATCTTCGAGTACAACGGGCAGACGATGGCCGAGATGAGCACGGAGGAGAAGAACGCGATTTCCCACCGCGGACGCGCGCTGGGGGAGTTCGCGGAGTGGCTCGCCGGACGCGACGAGTAG
- a CDS encoding helix-turn-helix domain-containing protein, which translates to MKTVRLTLRYDAETIHPMHRFVADSDAFDAYRMVHGNFAGTDDNAFIFHVVGDPDVYEAALEETGRVSDYELTRTDDRTFTVYVRDAPEEVDERLLALFTEGSLVVLPPIEYRSDWTVRFSVVGESADLRRALEGVPAGIETAVDRVGQYDGSDAAVGALTGRQREALRVARELGYFEVPRSTSVEDVAGELGCAPGTAAEHLRKAEEAVMDALEL; encoded by the coding sequence GTGAAGACGGTTCGGCTCACGCTTCGATACGACGCGGAGACGATCCATCCGATGCACCGGTTCGTCGCCGACAGCGACGCCTTCGACGCCTACCGGATGGTCCACGGGAACTTCGCGGGAACCGACGACAACGCCTTCATCTTCCACGTCGTCGGTGATCCGGACGTCTACGAAGCCGCCCTCGAGGAGACCGGTCGGGTGAGCGACTACGAACTCACGCGGACCGACGACCGGACGTTCACCGTCTACGTCCGCGACGCGCCCGAGGAGGTCGACGAACGGCTCCTCGCTCTCTTTACGGAGGGGAGCCTCGTCGTGTTACCGCCGATCGAGTACCGGTCCGACTGGACGGTTCGATTCTCGGTCGTCGGCGAATCGGCCGATCTCCGGCGGGCGCTCGAGGGCGTCCCCGCGGGCATCGAGACGGCCGTCGACCGGGTCGGCCAATACGACGGGAGCGATGCCGCCGTCGGCGCGTTGACTGGACGACAGCGCGAGGCGCTCCGAGTCGCTCGCGAACTGGGCTACTTCGAGGTCCCCCGGTCGACGAGCGTCGAGGACGTCGCCGGGGAACTCGGCTGTGCGCCCGGAACGGCCGCCGAACACCTCCGGAAGGCGGAGGAAGCCGTGATGGACGCCCTCGAGCTGTAG